Proteins co-encoded in one Brassica oleracea var. oleracea cultivar TO1000 chromosome C4, BOL, whole genome shotgun sequence genomic window:
- the LOC106340798 gene encoding non-specific lipid-transfer protein 2-like, with translation MNTSNPNLTNTSIKRPKIFKAKKIPLGFHDMKFTTLMLITFVIIAMSSPVPIRATRVESFGEVAQSCVVTELAPCLPAMTLTGDPTTECCDKLVEQKPCLCGYIRNPAYSMYVTSPNARKVLDFCKVPFPSC, from the coding sequence ATGAATACCTCAAATCCCAATCTCACAAATACTTCGATAAAAAGACCAAAAATTTTTAAAGCAAAGAAAATTCCTCTAGGTTTTCACGACATGAAGTTTACGACTCTAATGCTCATCACATTCGTGATAATCGCCATGTCGTCTCCTGTTCCAATTAGAGCAACCAGGGTTGAAAGTTTCGGAGAAGTGGCACAATCGTGTGTTGTGACAGAACTCGCCCCATGCTTACCAGCAATGACCTTGACAGGAGACCCGACTACAGAATGTTGCGACAAACTGGTAGAGCAGAAACCATGTCTTTGTGGTTATATTCGAAACCCAGCGTATAGTATGTATGTTACTTCTCCAAACGCTCGCAAAGTCTTAGATTTTTGTAAGGTCCCTTTTCCTAGTTGTTAA
- the LOC106340518 gene encoding putative glutamine amidotransferase-like protein RP404 has product MENLSQVLPRVLVVSRRTVRKNKFVDFVGEYHLDLIVRYGCVPVIVPRVTGVHMLLDSFKPIHGVLLCEGEDIDPSLYESEISSLSPEELQEIRETHASDTSIDREKDSIELALAKLCLEQNIPYLGICRGSQILNVACDGTLYLDLEKELTNKLPEERRTRHIDYDNYDEHRHVVRIVENSPLHSWFKDSLDGENMEILVNSYHHQGVKKLAQRFVPMAFASDGLMEGFYDPDTYNPEEGKFIMGLQFHPERMRSNDLDEFDYPGCPAAYQEFAKAVIAYQKKLSSSMSVPKTLVLDGEMESKRKILVRCFSLARYMYTKGATGKNPSKVSELEVGAEFLESNTALSTEQETRLKEMGATVRNGGSYMKKLKVDEEKQRIVRNMMNKMNIEQLSELMAFYHLIGNICGELLEQRLRGNVNECFKDM; this is encoded by the exons ATGGAGAATCTTTCTCAAGTCCTCCCTCGTGTCCTCGTGGTCTCTAGACGCACCGTTCGTAAAAACAAATTCGTCGACTTCGTTG GTGAATATCATCTTGATCTGATAGTTCGTTATGGATGTGTACCAGTGATTGTTCCACGAGTCACTGGTGTTCACATGTTGCTCGATAGCTTCAAGCCAATCCATGGAGTTCTCCTTTGTGAAGGAGAAGATATTGATCCTTCTCTTTATGAATCTGAAATCTCTTCTCTTTCACCGGAAGAGCTTCAAGAGATTAGAGAAACACATGCGAGTGATACATCCATTGACAGAGAGAAAGATTCCATTGAGTTAGCTCTTGCTAAGCTCTGTCTTGAACAGAACATTCCTTACTTAGGAATTTGCAGAGGATCACAA ATTTTGAATGTTGCATGTGATGGGACTCTTTATCTTGATTTAGAGAAAGAGCTTACGAATAAATTACCGGAAGAACGTAGAACGAGGCATATAGATTATGATAATTATGATGAGCATAGACATGTTGTGAGGATTGTTGAGAACAGTCCACTTCATTCTTGGTTTAAAGATTCGTTGGATGGAGAAAATATGGAGATTTTGGTTAATAGTTACCATCATCAAGGTGTCAAGAAGTTGGCACAGAGGTTTGTGCCAATGGCGTTCGCTTCTGATGGATTGATGGAAGGTTTCTACGATCCGGATACGTATAATCCTGAAGAAGGGAAGTTTATAATGGGTTTGCAGTTTCATCCTGAAAGAATGAGATCAAATGATCTTGATGAGTTTGATTACCCTGGTTGTCCTGCTGCATATCAG GAATTTGCAAAGGCGGTGATTGCGTATCAGAAGAAGTTGAGTAGCTCAATGTCTGTTCCAAAGACGTTGGTGCTTGACGGAGAAATGGAGAGTAAGAGAAAGATACTTGTTCGATGTTTCTCACTTGCGAGGTATATGTATACTAAAGGAGCAACTGGGAAGAACCCTTCAAAAGTATCAGAGCTCGAAGTTGGCGCCGAGTTTCTTGAG TCAAACACGGCGCTAAGCACGGAGCAAGAGACGAGGCTGAAGGAGATGGGAGCGACGGTGAGAAACGGAGGATCATATATGAAAAAGTTGAAAGTAGACGAGGAGAAGCAGAGGATAGTAAGGAACATGATGAACAAGATGAACATAGAGCAACTCTCAGAGCTTATGGCCTTTTATCATTTGATTGGGAATATCTGTGGAGAACTCTTGGAGCAAAGGCTTCGTGGTAATGTTAATGAATGCTTCAAGGATATGTGA